A part of Acidimicrobiales bacterium genomic DNA contains:
- a CDS encoding helix-turn-helix transcriptional regulator — protein sequence MLDGEQVDDAALVFRLLGEPTRLRIVWALRRAPASVGELAEAAGAQLAATSQHLAKLRMAGLVRAHRQGTRVIYELESDHVGELLEQALSHLAHREPTAGRAGGSGGEGR from the coding sequence ATGCTCGACGGCGAGCAGGTCGACGACGCCGCCCTGGTGTTCCGCCTGCTCGGCGAGCCCACCCGGTTGCGCATCGTGTGGGCGCTGCGGCGCGCCCCGGCGTCGGTGGGCGAGCTGGCCGAAGCGGCCGGCGCCCAGCTGGCGGCCACCTCCCAGCACCTGGCCAAGCTGCGGATGGCCGGTCTGGTGCGGGCGCACCGGCAGGGCACCCGGGTGATCTACGAACTCGAGAGCGACCACGTGGGCGAGCTGCTGGAGCAGGCCCTCTCGCACCTCGCCCACCGGGAGCCGACGGCCGGCCGGGCCGGGGGCTCGGGAGGCGAGGGCCGGTGA
- a CDS encoding Gfo/Idh/MocA family oxidoreductase: protein MSTLDLDVGVELGPGPGPGPFPGPGSPVDALAGARVVRWARPELADDRTVAAVEQAVRRGARVLAGPAPPGSPAAALLGTAAGEVLPDTEWFVTLGAHPAAARLPLEPRVTAVLSTLTVHAPEATVVATTSVRFAHRPTVVERPLGAGAVVTCGYGPLERALADPDLGRLLRRLLRPPRPPRAPLGVGIVGYGPYGGMGLVHGLAVRDTDGLDLVAVCDASDERRKAAEAELPGVRTTADASELAADVDADVVIVATPPVSHASIALDLLRAGKHVVLEKPMCLRLDDADRLLAEAAAAGRMLTVHQSRRWDTDFLALRRAVERGSLGQVFNIETFVGGFEHPCRAWHSEASVSGGAVYDWGSHHVDWILLLHGGRPARVWCTGHKRVWHDVSNLDQVTVRLQWPDGREATFVQSDVAAVRRPKFYVQGTEGTLEGHYRPLRFERLEPGRGYVDERPHHAEAPVELRLVRHEAGYGLVEQWLPPVAHPGPAFHRNLADHLLLGEPLAVAPSEARDVVAVLQAAQRSSDEGGRAVEPG, encoded by the coding sequence GTGAGCACGCTCGACCTCGACGTCGGCGTCGAGCTGGGCCCCGGCCCCGGCCCCGGCCCCTTCCCCGGCCCCGGCTCCCCGGTCGACGCCCTCGCCGGTGCCCGGGTCGTGCGCTGGGCCCGCCCCGAGTTGGCCGACGACCGCACCGTGGCTGCGGTGGAGCAGGCCGTGCGGCGGGGGGCGCGCGTGCTCGCGGGGCCGGCGCCCCCGGGGTCGCCGGCCGCGGCCCTGCTCGGCACCGCCGCGGGCGAGGTGCTGCCCGACACCGAGTGGTTCGTCACCCTCGGCGCCCACCCCGCCGCCGCCAGGCTCCCGCTCGAGCCCAGGGTCACCGCGGTCCTGTCGACCCTGACGGTGCATGCGCCGGAGGCGACGGTGGTGGCCACCACCAGCGTCCGGTTCGCCCACCGCCCCACCGTCGTCGAGCGGCCGCTCGGGGCCGGCGCGGTGGTGACGTGCGGCTACGGCCCGCTCGAGCGCGCCCTCGCCGACCCCGATCTCGGTCGCCTGCTGCGCCGACTCCTGCGGCCGCCGCGGCCGCCCCGGGCACCCCTCGGCGTGGGCATCGTGGGCTACGGGCCCTACGGCGGGATGGGGCTGGTGCACGGCCTGGCCGTCCGCGACACCGACGGACTCGACCTGGTGGCCGTGTGCGACGCCAGCGACGAGCGGCGCAAGGCGGCCGAGGCCGAGCTGCCGGGCGTGCGCACCACCGCGGACGCGTCCGAGCTGGCGGCCGACGTCGACGCCGACGTCGTGATCGTGGCCACGCCGCCGGTGAGCCACGCGTCGATCGCCCTCGACCTGCTGCGCGCCGGCAAGCACGTGGTGCTCGAGAAGCCGATGTGCCTCCGCCTGGACGACGCCGACCGGCTGCTGGCCGAGGCCGCCGCGGCCGGCAGGATGCTCACCGTCCACCAGTCCCGCCGGTGGGACACCGACTTCCTGGCGCTGCGCCGGGCCGTCGAGAGGGGCTCGCTCGGCCAGGTGTTCAACATCGAGACCTTCGTCGGCGGGTTCGAGCACCCCTGCCGGGCCTGGCACTCCGAGGCCTCCGTGTCGGGTGGGGCGGTCTACGACTGGGGCTCCCACCACGTCGACTGGATCCTGCTGCTGCACGGCGGGCGACCCGCCCGCGTGTGGTGCACCGGCCACAAGCGGGTGTGGCACGACGTCTCCAACCTCGACCAGGTGACCGTTCGGCTGCAGTGGCCCGACGGCCGCGAGGCCACGTTCGTGCAGAGCGACGTCGCCGCCGTGCGCCGCCCCAAGTTCTACGTGCAGGGAACCGAGGGGACCCTGGAGGGCCACTACCGGCCGTTGCGGTTCGAGCGCCTGGAACCGGGCCGGGGCTACGTCGACGAGCGGCCGCACCACGCCGAGGCACCGGTGGAGCTGCGCCTGGTGCGCCACGAGGCGGGCTACGGGCTCGTCGAGCAGTGGCTCCCACCCGTGGCGCATCCGGGCCCCGCGTTCCATCGGAACCTCGCCGACCACCTGCTGCTGGGCGAGCCCCTCGCCGTGGCGCCCTCGGAGGCCAGGGACGTCGTCGCCGTGCTCCAGGCCGCCCAGCGATCCTCCGACGAGGGCGGTCGCGCCGTCGAGCCGGGCTGA
- a CDS encoding Gfo/Idh/MocA family oxidoreductase, with the protein MARLEPVGIGVLGARSSVASRAVLPAIHDSDRCRLVAAGSRAGPTSYDDVLADPAVEAVYLALPNGLHRPWAERAAGAGKHVLCEKPLAPTAADAETMAAACRVAGVLLAEAYMTPFHPRAARLVQLARDGDLGRITAARGSFTFPIGTGDGYRWDPAQGGGALLDVGVYCLAPILEVIDRPPVAVAASADRTSAGVDRTFSAWLDFGGGATATVLCSFDLPERQLLELVGSEASLAPDRAFTPGPGEDRLWLRRRDGGITELVTGGADPYRGMVDAFAAAVRGEVAWPRPVERSIELLALLDRLRDAA; encoded by the coding sequence GTGGCACGGCTCGAACCCGTCGGCATCGGGGTGCTGGGGGCCCGGTCGTCCGTCGCCAGCCGGGCCGTCCTGCCGGCGATCCACGACAGCGACCGCTGCCGGCTGGTGGCGGCCGGGTCGCGGGCAGGTCCCACGTCGTACGACGACGTCCTGGCCGACCCGGCCGTGGAGGCGGTCTACCTGGCCCTTCCCAACGGGCTGCACCGGCCGTGGGCCGAGCGAGCCGCCGGCGCCGGCAAGCACGTGCTGTGCGAGAAGCCGCTGGCGCCCACGGCTGCCGATGCCGAGACGATGGCCGCGGCGTGCCGGGTCGCGGGGGTGCTGCTGGCCGAGGCCTACATGACCCCCTTCCACCCCAGGGCCGCCAGGTTGGTGCAGCTGGCCCGCGACGGCGACCTCGGGCGGATCACCGCGGCGCGGGGCAGCTTCACGTTCCCGATCGGCACCGGCGACGGCTACCGGTGGGACCCGGCCCAGGGCGGCGGCGCGCTGCTCGACGTGGGCGTCTACTGCCTGGCCCCGATCCTCGAGGTGATCGACCGCCCACCGGTCGCGGTCGCGGCGAGCGCCGACCGGACGTCGGCGGGGGTCGACCGCACCTTCTCGGCCTGGCTCGACTTCGGCGGGGGGGCCACGGCCACGGTGCTGTGCTCGTTCGACCTGCCCGAGCGGCAGCTGCTCGAGCTCGTCGGGAGCGAGGCCAGCCTCGCTCCCGACCGGGCCTTCACCCCCGGACCGGGTGAGGACCGGCTCTGGCTCCGCCGCCGGGACGGGGGCATCACCGAGCTGGTCACGGGCGGGGCAGACCCCTACCGGGGCATGGTCGACGCCTTCGCGGCGGCCGTGCGGGGCGAGGTCGCGTGGCCCCGGCCGGTCGAACGCTCGATCGAGCTGCTGGCGCTGCTCGATCGCCTGCGGGACGCGGCGTGA
- a CDS encoding alpha/beta hydrolase, which produces MSVTASSVDVAVAPGIGLRVLRWSPSEPAAWPSFVLVHGLASNARLWDGVAERLAAAGHDVAAVDLRGHGRSSKPDGGYDLATVVDDLAALLRTGWWGRPFVAGQSWGGNVVLELAWRHRDLVAGVACVDGGTIDLQRRFATWDECALTLAPPTIEGTPVTVLEGWIRDAHPDWPESGIQGALACFEVRRDGTVAPWLTFERHLQVLHGLWGHRPQERVAEVQVPVLLLPADTGDPASTDDKRRSVEAAASALPRGRVHWFSPADHDVHAQYPAEVAEVLRAAATDPAFVGR; this is translated from the coding sequence GTGAGCGTCACCGCCTCGTCGGTCGACGTGGCCGTGGCTCCCGGGATCGGGCTGCGCGTGCTCCGCTGGTCGCCGAGCGAACCCGCGGCGTGGCCGTCGTTCGTGCTGGTGCACGGCCTGGCCTCGAACGCCCGCCTGTGGGACGGCGTGGCCGAGCGGCTCGCCGCGGCCGGCCACGACGTGGCGGCGGTCGACCTTCGGGGTCACGGCCGGTCCTCGAAGCCCGACGGCGGGTACGACCTGGCCACGGTGGTCGACGACCTGGCTGCCCTGCTCCGAACCGGCTGGTGGGGCCGCCCGTTCGTGGCCGGGCAGTCGTGGGGAGGCAACGTCGTGCTCGAGCTGGCCTGGCGCCACCGCGACCTGGTGGCCGGCGTCGCCTGCGTCGACGGTGGCACGATCGACCTGCAGCGGCGGTTCGCCACGTGGGACGAGTGCGCGCTCACCCTGGCCCCACCCACGATCGAGGGCACGCCCGTGACGGTGCTCGAGGGCTGGATCAGGGACGCCCACCCGGACTGGCCGGAGAGCGGCATCCAGGGGGCGCTCGCCTGCTTCGAGGTGCGCCGCGACGGCACGGTCGCCCCGTGGCTCACCTTCGAGCGGCACCTGCAGGTGCTCCACGGCCTCTGGGGCCACCGGCCCCAGGAGCGTGTCGCCGAGGTCCAGGTGCCGGTGCTGCTGCTGCCGGCCGACACCGGTGATCCGGCCTCGACCGACGACAAGCGCCGGTCGGTCGAGGCCGCGGCCTCGGCCCTGCCCAGGGGGCGCGTCCACTGGTTCTCGCCGGCCGACCACGACGTGCACGCGCAGTACCCCGCCGAGGTCGCCGAGGTGTTGCGGGCCGCGGCCACCGACCCCGCCTTCGTCGGGCGCTGA
- a CDS encoding ferredoxin: MKVYVDPDRCQGHNRCYAISPELFDVDDFGTASAKNDGVVPPGLEEQARLAAANCPEFAITVED; the protein is encoded by the coding sequence ATGAAGGTCTACGTCGATCCCGACAGGTGCCAGGGGCACAACCGTTGCTACGCGATCTCACCGGAGCTGTTCGACGTGGACGACTTCGGGACGGCGTCGGCGAAGAACGACGGCGTGGTGCCGCCCGGGCTCGAGGAGCAGGCCAGGCTGGCCGCCGCGAACTGCCCGGAGTTCGCCATCACGGTCGAGGACTGA
- a CDS encoding metal ABC transporter permease, with translation MSALLEPFRFEFFRNGLIVATLAGAICGLIGVYVVLRSLSYIGHGLSHAIFGGAAASAVIGVNFYLGAGLWGLASALLIGRVARRGLVGSDAAIGVITTASFAVGLALANVFGSAQRSIDAVLFGSILGVGPEDVVAVLVAGLLSLAVVWFAYRELLFSTFDPEVAGATGVNVARVEALLMLVLAVTILVTMQVMGVLLISAMLVTPAVIARMLTNSFARMLVLAPIIGALCGFVGMNLSYHIDVSSGATIILVAASAFVVVFGLTGSRGLRRVGSVADVH, from the coding sequence GTGAGCGCGCTGCTCGAGCCGTTCCGCTTCGAGTTCTTCCGCAACGGCCTGATCGTGGCCACGCTGGCCGGGGCGATCTGCGGGCTCATCGGCGTGTACGTCGTCCTGCGGAGCCTCAGCTACATCGGCCACGGGCTGTCCCACGCCATCTTCGGGGGCGCCGCCGCCAGCGCGGTGATCGGCGTGAACTTCTACCTCGGAGCCGGTCTCTGGGGCCTGGCGTCGGCCCTGCTGATCGGCCGGGTCGCCCGGCGGGGCCTGGTGGGCTCCGACGCCGCCATCGGGGTCATCACGACGGCCTCGTTCGCCGTGGGGCTCGCCCTCGCCAACGTGTTCGGGTCGGCCCAGCGGAGCATCGACGCCGTCCTCTTCGGGAGCATCCTCGGGGTCGGGCCCGAGGACGTGGTGGCGGTGCTGGTGGCCGGGCTCCTGTCGCTGGCCGTGGTGTGGTTCGCCTATCGCGAGCTGCTGTTCTCCACCTTCGACCCGGAGGTGGCCGGCGCGACCGGCGTGAACGTGGCGCGCGTCGAGGCCCTCCTCATGCTCGTGCTCGCGGTCACGATCCTGGTGACCATGCAGGTGATGGGCGTGCTGCTGATCTCGGCCATGCTGGTCACCCCGGCCGTGATCGCTCGGATGCTCACCAACTCGTTCGCCCGGATGCTGGTGCTGGCGCCGATCATCGGGGCGCTCTGCGGGTTCGTCGGGATGAACCTCAGCTACCACATCGACGTGTCGTCGGGTGCCACGATCATCCTGGTGGCGGCATCCGCGTTCGTGGTGGTGTTCGGCCTCACCGGCAGCCGCGGGCTGCGCCGCGTGGGCAGCGTCGCCGACGTGCACTGA
- a CDS encoding metal ABC transporter ATP-binding protein: MSARAAAPGPLLRLARVTCTYGGPPVLDAVDLEIDPGSFTGIVGPSGSGKTTLLRVLLGSVTPVAGTVQRRPGLTVAYVPQVETVNWNFPITAAEVVLMASRHERWRPWSTPAERRRVDELLERLGIGGLGGRHIRQLSGGQQQRVFIARALVRRPQLVVLDEPTSGVDVRTRHDVLHVLERLQHDGIAVVLTTHDLNGLATHLPAIVCLNRQVVAAGRPVDVLTPDVLERTYGAPMDVLEHGGMPLVVDRLGGVGAEPAGARVVRLPRRAGGRS, translated from the coding sequence GTGAGCGCCCGGGCAGCCGCCCCCGGCCCGTTGCTGCGCCTGGCGCGCGTCACCTGCACGTACGGGGGCCCGCCCGTGCTCGACGCCGTCGACCTGGAGATCGACCCCGGGTCGTTCACGGGGATCGTCGGCCCGTCCGGGTCGGGCAAGACCACCCTGCTGCGCGTCCTGCTCGGCTCGGTCACACCCGTCGCCGGCACCGTGCAGAGGCGCCCGGGCCTCACCGTCGCCTACGTGCCCCAGGTGGAGACCGTCAACTGGAACTTCCCCATCACCGCCGCCGAGGTCGTGCTCATGGCGTCCCGGCACGAGCGGTGGCGACCGTGGTCGACGCCCGCCGAGCGCCGGCGCGTCGACGAGCTGCTGGAGCGCCTCGGCATCGGAGGCCTCGGAGGACGCCACATCCGCCAGCTGTCGGGCGGCCAGCAGCAGCGGGTGTTCATCGCCCGAGCGCTCGTGCGCCGGCCCCAGCTGGTCGTGCTCGACGAACCCACCTCGGGCGTCGACGTCCGCACCCGCCACGACGTGCTGCACGTGCTCGAGCGGCTCCAGCACGACGGCATCGCCGTGGTGCTCACCACGCACGACCTCAACGGTCTGGCCACGCACCTGCCGGCCATCGTCTGCCTCAACCGCCAGGTCGTGGCCGCCGGCCGGCCGGTCGACGTGCTCACCCCGGACGTGCTCGAGCGCACCTACGGCGCCCCGATGGACGTGCTCGAGCACGGCGGCATGCCGCTCGTGGTCGACCGGCTCGGCGGGGTCGGCGCGGAGCCGGCGGGCGCCCGCGTGGTGCGCCTCCCCCGGCGGGCCGGAGGGCGCTCGTGA
- a CDS encoding zinc ABC transporter substrate-binding protein, which yields MAAEAREACLSGTPVEGGALEVVTTVAPITSIVANVAGGGLAEIQGLVPEGTNSHTFEPPPSAAAALSEADVVFVNGLVLEEPTKDLAQANLADGAVICELGTAILPESEYAYDFSFPEDGGKPNPHLWTNPPMAAAYAELAAEVLARMDPANAEAYLANAQAFTAKVDELDAAVREATATIPEGQRRLLTYHDAYAYFADEYGWEVIGAIQPSSFDEPTPREIADLIVQVEETGVPAIFGSEVFPSPVLQQIGDETGVRYVDVLRDDDLPGAPGDPEHSWLGLMQFDYITMVSALGGDPAALEAVSVDDVAEDTATYPQ from the coding sequence CTGGCCGCCGAGGCCCGCGAGGCGTGCCTGTCGGGCACGCCCGTCGAGGGGGGCGCCCTCGAGGTGGTGACCACCGTGGCGCCGATCACGAGCATCGTGGCAAACGTGGCGGGCGGCGGCCTGGCGGAGATCCAGGGCCTGGTGCCCGAGGGCACGAACTCGCACACCTTCGAGCCGCCACCCAGCGCGGCCGCGGCCCTGTCCGAGGCCGACGTGGTGTTCGTCAACGGCCTCGTGCTGGAGGAGCCCACCAAGGACCTGGCCCAGGCCAACCTGGCCGACGGCGCGGTGATCTGCGAGCTGGGCACGGCCATCCTCCCCGAGTCGGAGTACGCCTACGACTTCTCGTTCCCCGAGGACGGGGGCAAGCCGAACCCGCACCTGTGGACCAACCCGCCCATGGCGGCCGCCTACGCCGAGCTCGCCGCCGAGGTGCTCGCCCGGATGGACCCGGCCAACGCCGAGGCCTACCTGGCCAACGCCCAGGCCTTCACGGCCAAGGTCGACGAGCTCGATGCCGCCGTCCGCGAGGCCACCGCCACCATCCCGGAGGGCCAGCGCCGGCTGCTCACGTACCACGACGCCTACGCGTACTTCGCCGACGAGTACGGCTGGGAGGTGATCGGCGCGATCCAGCCCTCGAGCTTCGACGAGCCCACGCCCCGGGAGATCGCCGACCTGATCGTGCAGGTCGAGGAGACGGGCGTGCCCGCCATCTTCGGCTCGGAGGTGTTCCCCAGCCCGGTGCTCCAGCAGATCGGCGACGAGACGGGGGTGCGCTACGTCGACGTGCTCCGCGACGACGACCTGCCCGGTGCGCCCGGCGACCCGGAGCACTCCTGGCTCGGCCTGATGCAGTTCGACTACATCACCATGGTCAGCGCCCTGGGTGGCGACCCGGCCGCGCTCGAGGCGGTGTCGGTCGACGACGTGGCCGAGGACACGGCGACGTATCCGCAGTGA
- a CDS encoding transcriptional repressor, translated as MAADDRAQRVLVALRRRGGRVTPARRAMVQVLFSDDDHEHLTADRVAVLVRERLPNVHVSTVYRFLEVLEGLGVVDHVHLGHGRAVYHLTSERHAHVVCQRCGRVVEVDGGALDALSARLEAEHGVRLVAQHFALAGECQGCVGRRDDP; from the coding sequence GTGGCGGCCGACGACCGAGCCCAGCGTGTCCTGGTCGCCCTGCGGCGGCGGGGCGGCCGCGTGACCCCGGCCCGGCGGGCCATGGTGCAGGTGCTCTTCTCGGACGACGACCACGAGCACCTCACCGCCGACCGGGTGGCAGTCCTGGTGCGCGAGCGCCTCCCGAACGTGCACGTCTCCACCGTGTACCGGTTCCTCGAGGTCCTGGAGGGCCTCGGGGTGGTCGATCACGTCCACCTCGGGCACGGTAGGGCCGTCTACCACCTCACCTCGGAGCGCCACGCCCACGTCGTGTGCCAGCGGTGCGGCCGGGTGGTGGAGGTGGACGGGGGGGCGCTCGACGCCCTCTCGGCCCGCCTCGAGGCCGAGCACGGCGTCCGTCTGGTCGCCCAGCACTTCGCCCTCGCCGGCGAGTGCCAGGGCTGCGTCGGCCGCCGCGACGACCCGTGA
- a CDS encoding aminotransferase class I/II-fold pyridoxal phosphate-dependent enzyme, translated as MAAALGVPVDALLDLAATRNPVAPDVVPVLRRHLDSVRRYPQPRAATASLAAAMGVAEARLVLTNGGAEAIALVAAELPAGRVDEPEFALYRRHLGRSDGGGPRWRSNPNNPTGRLAAADDRAGVWDEAFYPLATGSWTRGDPGAVALGSLTKLWACPGLRLGYVLAPDEAMAARLVARQPWWSVGSLALAATADLLAATDLPRWSARIAGLRTELVAVLHGHGLATEPSSAPFLLARGVPGLRERLAPWGVLVRDCRSFGMPDAARLAVPDEAGLERLDRALAGALG; from the coding sequence GTGGCCGCCGCGCTCGGGGTGCCGGTGGACGCCCTGCTCGACCTGGCCGCCACGAGGAACCCGGTCGCACCCGACGTGGTGCCGGTGCTCCGGCGCCACCTCGACTCGGTGCGCCGCTACCCCCAGCCCCGGGCCGCGACCGCCTCGCTGGCCGCCGCCATGGGCGTGGCCGAGGCGCGGCTCGTGCTCACCAACGGCGGCGCCGAGGCCATCGCCCTGGTGGCCGCCGAGCTGCCCGCCGGGCGGGTCGACGAGCCCGAGTTCGCCCTCTACCGCCGGCACCTCGGCCGGTCCGACGGGGGTGGCCCGCGCTGGCGCTCCAACCCCAACAACCCGACCGGCCGGTTGGCCGCAGCCGACGATCGCGCCGGTGTCTGGGACGAGGCGTTCTACCCGCTGGCCACCGGGAGCTGGACGAGGGGCGACCCGGGCGCGGTCGCGCTGGGCTCGCTCACCAAGCTCTGGGCCTGCCCCGGTCTCCGCCTCGGCTACGTGCTGGCTCCCGACGAGGCCATGGCCGCCCGTCTCGTCGCCCGCCAGCCCTGGTGGTCGGTGGGCTCGCTCGCGCTGGCCGCGACGGCCGACCTGCTGGCCGCGACCGACCTGCCCCGGTGGTCGGCGCGCATCGCCGGCCTGCGAACCGAGCTGGTGGCCGTCCTGCACGGCCACGGGCTGGCGACCGAGCCGTCGTCGGCGCCGTTCCTGCTGGCGCGGGGCGTGCCCGGCCTCCGGGAGCGGCTCGCCCCCTGGGGGGTCCTGGTCCGCGACTGCCGGTCGTTCGGGATGCCCGACGCGGCCCGGCTGGCCGTTCCCGACGAGGCGGGGCTGGAGCGCCTCGACCGGGCGCTGGCCGGCGCCCTGGGCTGA
- a CDS encoding ABC transporter substrate-binding protein has protein sequence MARRSPAALAVVLLVALLATACGGDDAAPASTGPSDTAAVGDGGAFPVTVAADNGDVTIEARPTAIVSLSPSLTEMLFAIGAGPQVVAVDDQSNHPPEAPTTDLSGFTPNVEAIAGYDPDLVVVSSDADGLVASLDALGIPVLLYDAPEVVEGAYDQIAGLGIATGNEDGAAAVTAGMRARIDELLAQVPVFEVAPSVYHELDPTYYSVTSATFIGDVYRMAGVDNIADGAGDGSDYPQLSAEYILAEDPDFVFLADARCCGQDTAAVAARPGWGQLTAVRTGGVVVLDDDIASRWGPRVVDLLAAVVGAVSGASQPEPEPEPEPEPAS, from the coding sequence GTGGCCCGCCGATCGCCCGCCGCTCTCGCGGTGGTGCTCCTGGTGGCCCTGCTGGCCACCGCCTGCGGTGGCGACGACGCGGCGCCGGCGTCCACGGGTCCGTCCGACACCGCGGCCGTGGGGGATGGAGGCGCGTTCCCCGTCACCGTGGCGGCCGACAACGGCGACGTCACCATCGAGGCCCGCCCCACGGCGATCGTGTCGCTCTCGCCCAGCCTCACCGAGATGCTGTTCGCGATCGGTGCGGGGCCCCAGGTCGTCGCCGTCGACGATCAGTCGAACCACCCGCCCGAGGCACCCACCACGGACCTGAGCGGGTTCACCCCCAACGTCGAGGCCATCGCCGGCTACGACCCCGACCTGGTCGTGGTCTCCAGCGACGCCGACGGCCTGGTGGCCAGCCTCGACGCGCTGGGCATCCCGGTGCTCCTGTACGACGCGCCCGAGGTGGTCGAGGGCGCCTACGACCAGATCGCCGGCCTCGGCATCGCCACCGGCAACGAGGACGGCGCCGCCGCGGTGACGGCCGGGATGCGCGCCCGCATCGACGAGCTGCTGGCCCAGGTGCCCGTCTTCGAGGTGGCGCCGAGCGTGTACCACGAGCTCGACCCCACCTACTACTCGGTGACCTCCGCGACGTTCATCGGCGACGTGTACCGGATGGCGGGCGTCGACAACATCGCCGACGGGGCCGGCGACGGCTCGGACTACCCCCAACTCTCCGCCGAGTACATCCTCGCCGAGGACCCCGACTTCGTCTTCCTGGCCGATGCCCGGTGCTGCGGCCAGGACACCGCCGCGGTGGCGGCCCGCCCGGGGTGGGGGCAGCTGACGGCCGTGCGCACCGGCGGCGTGGTCGTCCTCGACGACGACATCGCCTCGCGCTGGGGACCGCGGGTGGTCGACCTCCTGGCCGCCGTCGTGGGCGCGGTGAGCGGCGCGTCCCAGCCGGAGCCGGAGCCGGAGCCGGAGCCGGAGCCGGCGTCGTGA
- a CDS encoding iron ABC transporter permease encodes MPTIRPAHVGWRWWVGGVVAVLAVSVAGVTLGPVRLAPSAVGAELLDHLPLLSIDSGLSARQAAIVWDLRLPRVVLGLLVGAMLAVAGASYQGVFRNPLADPYLLGVAAGAGLGATFAIVAGLGGGGGVVDLVPLIAFGGALVAVALTYALGASGDRLRSAASLVLAGVAVASFFTALQTYVQQRNADTIREVYSWILGRLSTAGWNEVLVLVPYVAVTAAVLLLAARSLDVLAVGEEEAAALGLHPVRTRVLVVVAASLGTAAAVSVSGLIGFVGIIVPHTIRLLAGSSHRVILPLSLLFGAAFLAGADLLARTVVAPAELPIGVVTAFFGAPFFVLVLRTSRRVIG; translated from the coding sequence CTGCCGACCATCCGCCCCGCCCACGTCGGCTGGCGTTGGTGGGTGGGCGGTGTGGTGGCCGTGCTCGCCGTGTCGGTGGCCGGCGTCACCCTCGGGCCGGTGCGGCTCGCGCCCTCCGCCGTGGGTGCCGAGCTCCTCGATCACCTCCCGCTGCTGTCGATCGACTCCGGGCTGTCGGCGAGGCAGGCCGCCATCGTGTGGGACCTGCGGCTGCCCCGGGTGGTGCTGGGCCTGCTCGTGGGCGCCATGCTGGCCGTGGCCGGGGCGTCGTACCAGGGTGTGTTCCGCAACCCGCTGGCCGACCCGTACCTGCTGGGCGTGGCCGCCGGGGCCGGGCTCGGTGCCACCTTCGCCATCGTCGCGGGTCTCGGCGGCGGCGGCGGCGTGGTCGACCTGGTTCCCCTGATCGCGTTCGGCGGCGCCCTGGTGGCGGTGGCGCTCACCTACGCCCTCGGGGCGTCCGGGGACCGGCTCCGGTCGGCGGCCTCGCTGGTGCTGGCCGGCGTGGCCGTGGCCAGCTTCTTCACCGCGCTGCAGACGTACGTGCAGCAGCGCAACGCCGACACCATCCGCGAGGTCTACTCGTGGATCCTCGGCCGCCTGTCGACCGCCGGCTGGAACGAGGTGCTGGTGCTGGTGCCGTACGTCGCCGTCACGGCCGCCGTGCTGCTGCTGGCGGCCCGGTCGCTCGACGTGCTCGCCGTCGGCGAGGAGGAGGCCGCCGCCCTCGGGCTGCACCCGGTTCGCACGAGGGTGCTCGTGGTGGTGGCCGCGTCGCTGGGCACGGCGGCGGCGGTGTCGGTGAGCGGGCTCATCGGCTTCGTCGGCATCATCGTGCCGCACACGATCCGGCTCCTCGCGGGCTCGAGCCATCGGGTCATCCTCCCCCTGTCGCTGCTCTTCGGCGCGGCGTTCCTCGCGGGCGCCGATCTGCTGGCCCGCACGGTCGTGGCGCCGGCCGAGCTGCCCATCGGGGTGGTCACCGCGTTCTTCGGGGCGCCCTTCTTCGTGCTCGTGCTGCGCACCTCGCGGCGGGTGATCGGATGA